The proteins below are encoded in one region of Colletotrichum lupini chromosome 5, complete sequence:
- a CDS encoding glutathione-dependent formaldehyde-activating enzyme, whose product MPLTGHCLCKAVTYKVDVDAPLITGYDHCDDCQRQSGSTYSLVAVVPKDKLTINGPTKSWAGKGSSGKDVHRIFCSECGSPIAHDPDAAPEIIALKAGTLDTEIKKNLKPDTEIWTVGKLPFCQENLAKPFKHMPE is encoded by the exons TTACCGGACACTGCCTCTGCAAGGCCGTCACCTACAAGGTGGACGTCGACGCCCCTCTCATTACCGGCTACGATCACTGCGACGATTGCCAGCGCCAGAGTGGCTCGACATACT CCCTTGTCGCTGTTGTTCCCAAGGATAAGCTTACCATCAACGGCCCTACAAAGAGCTGGGCGGGCAAGGGCTCATCAGGCAAGGATGTTCACCGCATCTTCTGCTCCGAGTGTGGCTCGCCAATTGCTCACGACCCCGATGCGGCCCCAGAGATCATCGCTCTCAAGGCTGGTACCCTCGATACCGAGATCAAGAAGAACCTGAAGCCG GACACCGAGATTTGGACTGTCGGCAAGCTGCCCTTCTGCCAGGAGAACTTGGCAAAGCCCTTCAAGCACATGCCCGAGTAA